Proteins from one Burkholderia oklahomensis C6786 genomic window:
- the glmM gene encoding phosphoglucosamine mutase: MGRRYFGTDGIRGKVGEAPITPDFVLRLGYAAGKVLASAPRRAASGARPTVLIGKDTRVSGYMLEAALEAGFSAAGVDVMLAGPMPTPGVAYLTRALRLSAGVVISASHNPYHDNGIKFFSADGNKLPDEIEAEIEARLDKPLDCAPSDGLGKARRLDDAAGRYIEFCKSTFPAAFDLRGMKLVVDCAHGAAYQVAPHVFHELGADVIPIGVSPNGFNINDGVGATAPDALMRAVRANHADLGIALDGDADRLLVVDHTGRLYNGDELLYVLVKDRVATDGRVEGAVGTLMTNLAVEVALKDMGVQFVRAAVGDRYVLEQLRERGWQLGAEGSGHILSLDRHSTGDGIVSALLVLAALKRSGRTLAQMLEGVTLFPQKLINVRMKPGADWKGSDAIRRAIDSAEQALAGSGRVLIRASGTEPVLRVMVEARLAADANRHAEAIADAVKQATA, encoded by the coding sequence ATGGGACGTCGTTATTTCGGCACGGATGGCATTCGCGGAAAGGTCGGCGAGGCGCCGATCACGCCCGATTTCGTGTTGCGGCTCGGCTACGCGGCGGGCAAGGTGCTCGCGAGCGCACCGAGGCGCGCTGCGTCGGGCGCGCGCCCGACCGTGCTGATCGGCAAGGACACGCGGGTATCCGGCTACATGCTCGAAGCCGCGCTCGAGGCGGGCTTTTCGGCGGCGGGCGTCGACGTGATGCTGGCCGGCCCGATGCCGACGCCGGGCGTCGCGTATCTGACGCGCGCGCTGCGGCTGTCGGCGGGCGTCGTGATCAGCGCGTCACACAACCCGTATCACGACAACGGCATCAAGTTCTTCTCGGCGGACGGCAACAAACTGCCGGACGAGATCGAGGCGGAGATCGAAGCACGGCTCGACAAGCCGCTCGACTGCGCACCGTCGGACGGGCTCGGCAAGGCGCGGCGCCTCGACGACGCGGCCGGCCGCTATATCGAGTTCTGCAAGAGCACGTTCCCGGCCGCGTTCGACCTGCGCGGGATGAAGCTCGTCGTCGATTGCGCGCACGGCGCCGCGTACCAGGTCGCGCCGCACGTGTTTCATGAGCTCGGGGCGGACGTGATTCCGATCGGCGTCTCGCCGAACGGCTTCAACATCAACGACGGCGTCGGCGCGACGGCGCCCGATGCGCTGATGCGCGCGGTGCGGGCGAATCACGCGGATCTCGGCATCGCGCTCGATGGCGATGCGGATCGTCTGCTCGTCGTCGATCATACCGGCCGGCTGTACAACGGCGATGAGTTGCTGTACGTGCTCGTCAAGGATCGTGTCGCAACTGACGGTCGAGTCGAGGGGGCGGTGGGGACGCTGATGACGAATCTCGCCGTCGAAGTCGCGCTGAAAGACATGGGCGTGCAGTTCGTGCGGGCGGCGGTCGGTGATCGCTACGTGCTCGAGCAGCTGCGCGAGCGCGGCTGGCAGCTGGGCGCCGAGGGCTCGGGTCATATCCTGTCGCTCGATCGGCATTCGACGGGCGACGGGATCGTGTCGGCGCTCCTCGTGCTCGCAGCGCTGAAGCGTAGCGGCAGGACTCTCGCGCAGATGCTCGAGGGCGTCACGCTGTTCCCGCAGAAACTGATCAACGTCCGGATGAAGCCGGGCGCCGACTGGAAGGGCAGCGACGCGATCCGGCGCGCGATCGATTCCGCCGAGCAGGCGCTCGCGGGCAGCGGCCGGGTGCTGATCCGCGCGTCGGGCACGGAGCCCGTGCTCCGGGTGATGGTCGAGGCGCGGCTTGCCGCGGACGCGAATCGCCACGCGGAGGCGATCGCCGACGCGGTCAAGCAGGCGACGGCGTAA
- the pstA gene encoding phosphate ABC transporter permease PstA yields MSSPILNMPGPDGAVLDAMRARLQRRRKAINVIALTASLAAMAFGLLWLVWILYTTLHLGLGGLSLTLFTESTPPPNTAGGGLANAIVGSVLLIALATFVGTPIGILAGVYLAEYGQKSWLASVMRFINDILLSAPSIVIGLFVYALVVAKVGHFSGWAGVISLALLQIPIVIRTTENMLKLVPNALREAAFALGTPKWRMILKITLRASVGGIVTGVLLAVARIAGETAPLLFTALSNQFFSVDMNQPVANLPVTIFKFAMSPFAEWQSLAWAGVFLITLGVLGLNILARSVFSKK; encoded by the coding sequence ATGAGCTCGCCCATCCTCAACATGCCGGGCCCCGACGGCGCCGTGCTCGACGCGATGCGCGCGCGCCTGCAGCGCCGTCGCAAGGCGATCAACGTGATCGCGCTGACCGCGTCGCTCGCCGCGATGGCGTTCGGCCTGCTCTGGCTCGTCTGGATTCTCTACACGACGCTGCATCTCGGGCTCGGCGGGCTGTCGCTCACGCTCTTCACCGAGTCGACGCCGCCGCCGAACACGGCGGGCGGCGGCCTCGCGAACGCGATCGTCGGCAGCGTGCTGCTCATCGCGCTCGCGACGTTCGTCGGCACGCCGATCGGCATCCTCGCGGGCGTCTATCTCGCCGAGTACGGCCAGAAGAGCTGGCTCGCGAGCGTGATGCGCTTCATCAACGACATCCTGCTGTCGGCGCCGTCGATCGTGATCGGTCTGTTCGTCTACGCGCTCGTGGTCGCGAAGGTCGGCCACTTCAGCGGCTGGGCCGGCGTGATTTCGCTCGCGCTCCTGCAGATTCCGATCGTGATCCGCACGACGGAGAACATGCTGAAGCTCGTGCCGAACGCGCTGCGCGAGGCCGCGTTCGCGCTCGGCACGCCGAAGTGGCGGATGATCCTGAAGATCACGCTGCGCGCATCGGTGGGCGGGATCGTCACGGGCGTGCTGCTCGCGGTCGCGCGGATCGCCGGCGAAACCGCGCCGCTTCTCTTCACCGCGCTGTCGAACCAGTTCTTCTCGGTCGACATGAACCAGCCGGTGGCGAACCTGCCCGTCACGATTTTCAAGTTCGCGATGAGCCCGTTCGCCGAATGGCAGTCGCTCGCATGGGCGGGCGTGTTCCTGATTACGCTCGGGGTGCTGGGACTCAACATCCTCGCGCGCTCGGTCTTCTCGAAAAAGTAA
- the pstC gene encoding phosphate ABC transporter permease PstC gives MSDIPLASTRSGGQPQQRAPSRYGDLVFGGLTRLAAIVTLLLLGGIIVSLLVASMPTIEKFGLAFLWHSEWDPNSDSYGALVPIYGTVVTSIIALVIAVPVSFGIALFLTELSPVWLRRPLGIAIELLAAIPSIVYGMWGLLVFAPIFATYFQKPIGALLGPIPVIGALFQGPPIGIGILSAGVILAIMIIPYIASVMRDVFEVTPVLLKESAYGIGCTTWEVMWKIVLPYTKTGVIGGVMLGLGRALGETMAVTFVIGNTNLLDNVSLYSPGNSITSALANEFAEAAPGLHTSALMELGLILFVITFVVLAISKLMLLRLERGEGRK, from the coding sequence ATGTCTGACATTCCTCTCGCGTCGACCCGGTCCGGCGGCCAGCCGCAGCAGCGCGCGCCGAGCCGGTACGGCGACCTCGTGTTCGGCGGCCTCACGCGTCTTGCAGCAATCGTGACGCTACTCCTCCTCGGTGGCATCATCGTGTCGCTCCTCGTCGCGTCGATGCCGACCATCGAAAAATTCGGACTCGCGTTCCTGTGGCATTCCGAATGGGATCCCAACTCCGATTCGTACGGCGCGCTCGTGCCGATCTACGGGACCGTCGTCACGTCGATCATCGCGCTCGTCATCGCGGTGCCCGTGAGCTTCGGCATCGCGCTCTTTCTCACCGAGCTCTCGCCCGTCTGGCTGCGCCGGCCGCTCGGCATCGCGATCGAGCTGCTCGCCGCGATCCCGTCGATCGTCTACGGGATGTGGGGACTGCTCGTGTTCGCCCCGATTTTCGCGACCTATTTCCAGAAGCCCATCGGCGCGCTGCTGGGACCGATTCCGGTCATCGGCGCGCTGTTCCAGGGGCCGCCGATCGGCATCGGCATCCTGTCCGCGGGCGTGATTCTCGCGATCATGATCATTCCGTACATCGCGTCGGTGATGCGCGACGTGTTCGAGGTGACGCCCGTGCTGCTGAAGGAGTCCGCGTACGGGATCGGCTGCACGACCTGGGAAGTGATGTGGAAGATCGTGCTGCCGTATACGAAGACGGGCGTGATCGGCGGCGTGATGCTCGGCCTTGGCCGCGCGCTCGGCGAAACGATGGCGGTGACCTTCGTGATCGGCAATACGAACCTGCTCGACAACGTGTCGCTGTATTCGCCCGGCAACAGCATCACGTCGGCGCTCGCCAACGAGTTCGCGGAAGCGGCGCCGGGCTTGCATACGTCCGCGCTGATGGAGCTCGGTCTCATCCTGTTCGTCATCACGTTCGTCGTGCTCGCGATCTCGAAGCTGATGCTGCTGCGCCTCGAACGCGGGGAGGGCCGTAAATGA
- a CDS encoding YhbY family RNA-binding protein, whose product MPALSLSPAERSALRSQAHALKPVVLIGAEGLTDAVLAEIKVHLAAHQLIKIRVFGDERDERVAIYDEICDRLSAAPIQHIGKLLVIWKPEQAEEAPQRGRRGVPSAREAARAGARQAADDDRAAKGRAPRVVKVVKQSPDKPARRPKPQQVRVLGNERVTAGGNVKRAKKRQSSAKRQHQNEK is encoded by the coding sequence ATGCCCGCCCTTTCGCTTTCCCCCGCCGAGCGCTCCGCGCTGCGTTCCCAAGCCCATGCGCTCAAGCCCGTCGTGCTGATCGGCGCCGAAGGGCTCACCGACGCCGTGCTCGCCGAGATCAAGGTCCACCTCGCCGCGCACCAGTTGATCAAGATCCGCGTGTTCGGCGACGAGCGCGACGAGCGCGTCGCGATCTACGACGAAATCTGCGACCGCCTGAGCGCCGCGCCGATCCAGCACATCGGCAAGCTGCTCGTGATCTGGAAGCCCGAGCAGGCTGAAGAGGCGCCGCAGCGCGGCCGCCGCGGCGTGCCGAGCGCACGCGAAGCCGCCCGCGCAGGCGCTCGGCAGGCAGCTGACGACGACCGCGCCGCCAAGGGCCGCGCGCCGCGCGTCGTCAAGGTGGTCAAGCAGTCGCCGGACAAGCCGGCGCGCCGGCCGAAGCCGCAGCAGGTGCGCGTGCTCGGCAACGAGCGCGTGACGGCGGGCGGCAACGTCAAGCGTGCGAAGAAGCGCCAGTCGAGCGCGAAGCGCCAGCACCAGAACGAGAAGTGA
- a CDS encoding RlmE family RNA methyltransferase, with amino-acid sequence MAKNRFNQSWLHDHINDPYVKMAQREGYRARAAYKLKEIDEQDKLIRPGQVIVDLGAAPGSWSQYARNKLAQGKRRDTVREGGIDGTIIALDMLPMEPIADVHFIQGDFREDDVLGQLEELLAGRPVDLVISDMAPNLSGVAVADAARIEHVCDLALEFAQNHLKPDGALLVKCFHGSGYSQIVEKFKHQFKMVAPRKPKASRDKSSETFILGRHLKQPR; translated from the coding sequence ATGGCAAAGAACCGCTTTAACCAATCCTGGTTGCATGACCACATCAACGACCCGTACGTCAAAATGGCGCAGCGGGAGGGCTATCGCGCGCGCGCGGCGTACAAGCTGAAGGAAATCGACGAGCAGGACAAGCTGATCCGTCCGGGCCAGGTGATCGTCGATCTGGGCGCGGCGCCGGGGAGCTGGAGCCAGTACGCGCGCAACAAGCTCGCGCAGGGCAAGCGGCGCGACACGGTGCGCGAGGGCGGCATCGACGGGACGATCATCGCGCTCGACATGCTGCCGATGGAGCCCATCGCCGACGTCCATTTCATCCAGGGCGACTTCCGCGAGGACGACGTGCTGGGCCAATTGGAGGAATTGCTCGCCGGACGCCCGGTCGACCTTGTAATTTCCGACATGGCACCCAACCTGTCCGGCGTGGCGGTCGCGGATGCGGCGCGCATCGAGCATGTTTGCGATCTGGCGCTCGAATTTGCGCAAAATCATCTGAAACCGGATGGCGCCCTTTTAGTGAAGTGCTTTCACGGCAGCGGCTACAGCCAGATTGTCGAGAAATTCAAACACCAATTTAAAATGGTGGCGCCGCGCAAGCCAAAAGCTTCCCGCGACAAATCGTCCGAAACATTTATTTTGGGTCGGCATCTGAAGCAACCCCGCTGA
- the greA gene encoding transcription elongation factor GreA yields MSTIPLTKRGADQLRDELQRLKSVERPAVINAIAEARAQGDLSENAEYDAAKEKQGFIEGRIAEIESKLSAAQIIDPTAVDADGRVVFAATVELEDLETGNTVKYQIVGDDEADIDHGLISVSSPIARALIGKSEGDVAAVQAPSGVREYEIISVLYI; encoded by the coding sequence ATGAGCACCATTCCGTTGACGAAGCGTGGCGCAGATCAACTGCGCGACGAATTGCAGCGCCTCAAGTCGGTTGAGCGACCGGCCGTCATCAACGCGATCGCCGAAGCGCGTGCGCAGGGTGACTTGTCCGAAAACGCAGAATACGACGCCGCGAAGGAAAAACAGGGCTTCATCGAGGGTCGTATCGCGGAAATCGAATCGAAGCTGTCGGCCGCGCAGATCATCGATCCGACCGCCGTCGACGCCGACGGCCGCGTGGTGTTCGCCGCGACGGTCGAACTCGAGGATCTCGAAACGGGCAACACCGTCAAGTACCAGATCGTCGGCGACGACGAAGCCGACATCGACCACGGCCTGATCTCGGTCAGCTCGCCGATTGCGCGCGCGCTGATCGGCAAGTCCGAAGGCGACGTCGCGGCGGTTCAGGCGCCGAGCGGCGTGCGCGAGTACGAGATCATTTCGGTGCTTTACATCTGA
- the folP gene encoding dihydropteroate synthase yields MGILNVTPDSFSDGGRYVARDAALAQAERMVAEGADIIDIGGESTRPGAPPVPLDEELGRVIPLVEALRGMNVPLSIDTYKPAVMRASLAAGADLINDIWGLRQPGAIEAVRDSACGLCVMHMLGEPQTMQVHEPDYRDVVADVRAFLAERADALVQAGVDSRRISVDPGFGFGKSVIEHNYALLAHLPETAPVRPDGRAYPILAGMSRKSMLGALIGKPAPERVAASVAAAVCAAERGAAIVRVHDVAATVDAVKVWSAVRDAARLA; encoded by the coding sequence ATGGGCATTCTCAACGTCACCCCCGACTCGTTCTCCGACGGCGGCCGCTACGTCGCCCGTGACGCCGCACTCGCGCAGGCGGAACGGATGGTCGCCGAAGGCGCCGACATCATCGACATCGGCGGCGAGTCGACGCGCCCCGGCGCGCCGCCCGTGCCGCTCGACGAGGAGCTCGGGCGCGTGATTCCGCTCGTCGAGGCGCTGCGCGGCATGAACGTCCCGCTGTCGATCGACACGTACAAGCCGGCCGTGATGCGCGCGTCGCTCGCGGCGGGCGCCGATCTGATCAACGACATCTGGGGCTTGCGCCAGCCGGGCGCGATCGAAGCCGTGCGCGACAGCGCGTGCGGCCTTTGCGTGATGCACATGCTGGGCGAGCCGCAGACGATGCAGGTGCATGAGCCCGACTATCGAGACGTCGTCGCCGACGTGCGCGCGTTTCTCGCCGAAAGAGCCGATGCGCTCGTGCAGGCAGGCGTCGATTCTCGGCGTATCAGCGTCGATCCGGGGTTCGGTTTCGGCAAGTCGGTGATAGAACACAACTATGCGCTGCTCGCACATTTGCCGGAGACGGCGCCGGTCCGGCCCGACGGGCGCGCGTATCCGATTCTTGCCGGCATGTCGCGCAAGTCGATGCTGGGCGCGCTGATCGGCAAGCCGGCGCCCGAGCGCGTTGCGGCGAGCGTTGCCGCGGCGGTCTGCGCGGCCGAGCGGGGCGCGGCGATCGTGCGCGTGCACGACGTCGCGGCGACCGTCGATGCAGTGAAAGTATGGAGCGCCGTGCGCGATGCCGCGCGGTTAGCATAA
- a CDS encoding DUF4149 domain-containing protein produces MAASAAPHRLFRLLATVWVGSLLTIGYAVAPVLFATLERMTAGSVAARLFSIEATIGAVCGVLLIGLSNLLVRRGHDAYRPLRLVLAAMLGCVLIGYFALQPFMNALRVAALEAGTDVGHSAYAGRFALLHGVSSFFYLVESLLGAWLIWRLPGKGDASPRGDERRV; encoded by the coding sequence ATGGCTGCTTCCGCCGCGCCGCACCGGCTGTTTCGCCTGCTGGCGACGGTCTGGGTCGGCAGTCTGCTGACGATCGGCTATGCGGTCGCGCCGGTGCTGTTCGCGACGCTCGAGCGGATGACGGCCGGCTCCGTCGCCGCGCGGCTCTTCAGCATCGAAGCGACGATCGGCGCGGTGTGCGGCGTGCTGCTGATCGGCCTGTCGAATCTGCTCGTGCGGCGCGGCCACGACGCCTATCGGCCGCTGCGCTTGGTGCTCGCGGCGATGCTCGGCTGCGTGCTGATCGGCTATTTCGCGCTGCAGCCGTTCATGAATGCGCTGCGGGTCGCGGCGCTCGAGGCGGGCACCGACGTCGGCCATTCCGCATACGCGGGGCGCTTCGCGCTCCTGCACGGCGTGTCGAGCTTCTTCTATCTCGTCGAGAGCCTGCTCGGCGCATGGCTGATCTGGCGGCTGCCGGGGAAGGGCGACGCGAGCCCGCGCGGCGACGAACGGCGCGTCTGA
- the pstS gene encoding phosphate ABC transporter substrate-binding protein PstS translates to MKLMQTAFAGLAGALFAVAAHAADITGAGSTFAMPIYTKWAADYQQSGGAKVNYQGIGSSGGLKQIIAKTVDFAGSDAPLKDDELTKEGLFQFPTVVGGVVPVINVPGVKAGEIVLSGAVLGDIYLGKIKKWNDPAIAALNPKVKLPDTDIAVVRRADGSGTSFIWTNYLSKVNEEWKSKVGEGTTVNWPTGTGGKGNDGVAAFVQRLPGAIGYVEWAYAKKNKMVYTDLKNSTGNVVEPKTETFKAAAAGANWSKSFYQILTNQPGKEAWPVVGATFVLLHVKQDKPAQGSETLKFFDWAFKNGAKAADDLDYISLPASVETEIRKQWKVKVTDAAGKPVAE, encoded by the coding sequence ATGAAATTGATGCAAACCGCGTTCGCCGGTCTCGCCGGCGCGCTTTTCGCGGTCGCCGCACACGCCGCTGACATCACCGGCGCGGGCAGCACCTTCGCGATGCCGATTTACACGAAATGGGCAGCCGACTATCAGCAGTCGGGCGGCGCGAAGGTCAACTATCAAGGTATCGGCTCGTCGGGCGGCCTGAAGCAGATCATCGCGAAGACGGTCGATTTCGCCGGCTCGGATGCGCCGCTGAAGGACGACGAACTCACGAAGGAAGGCCTCTTCCAGTTCCCGACGGTGGTGGGCGGCGTCGTGCCCGTCATCAACGTGCCGGGCGTGAAGGCGGGCGAGATCGTGCTGTCCGGGGCGGTCCTCGGCGACATCTATCTCGGCAAGATCAAGAAATGGAACGATCCGGCGATCGCGGCGCTGAACCCGAAGGTCAAGCTGCCGGACACGGACATCGCAGTGGTTCGTCGCGCGGACGGCTCGGGCACGAGCTTCATCTGGACGAACTACCTGTCGAAGGTCAACGAAGAGTGGAAGTCGAAGGTCGGCGAAGGCACGACCGTCAACTGGCCGACGGGCACGGGCGGCAAGGGCAACGACGGCGTCGCGGCATTCGTGCAGCGCCTGCCGGGCGCGATCGGCTACGTCGAGTGGGCGTACGCGAAGAAGAACAAGATGGTCTACACGGACCTGAAGAACTCGACGGGCAACGTCGTCGAGCCGAAGACCGAGACGTTCAAGGCGGCTGCCGCCGGCGCGAACTGGTCGAAGTCGTTCTACCAGATCCTGACGAACCAGCCGGGCAAGGAAGCGTGGCCGGTCGTCGGCGCGACGTTCGTGCTGCTGCACGTGAAGCAGGACAAGCCGGCGCAGGGCTCGGAAACGCTGAAGTTCTTCGACTGGGCGTTCAAGAACGGCGCGAAGGCCGCCGACGATCTGGATTACATCTCGCTGCCGGCGTCGGTCGAGACGGAAATCCGCAAGCAGTGGAAGGTGAAGGTGACGGACGCGGCCGGCAAGCCGGTCGCCGAGTAA
- the ftsH gene encoding ATP-dependent zinc metalloprotease FtsH: MNNNMFSKAAVWLVIALVLFTVFKQFDKPRVQEGVSYSQFMDDAKNGKVKNVVVQGRNLTVTPADGQKYQIVSPGDIWMVGDLMKYGVQVSGKADDEPNALVSALYYLGPTLLIIVFWFYMMRQMQGGGKGGAFSFGKSRARLIDENNNAVNFSDVAGCDEAKEEVSELVDFLRDPQKFQKLGGRIPRGVLLVGPPGTGKTLLARAIAGEAKVPFFSISGSDFVEMFVGVGAARVRDMFEQAKKHAPCIVFIDEIDAVGRHRGAGMGGGNDEREQTLNQMLVEMDGFEANSGVIVIAATNRSDVLDKALLRPGRFDRQVYVGLPDIRGREQIMRVHLRKVPIANDVDAAVIARGTPGFSGADLANLVNEAALFAARRGKRIVEMQDFEDAKDKIFMGPERKSAVIREEAKRATAYHESGHAVIAKLLPKADPVHKVTIIPRGRALGVTWQLPEHDNETYSKDYLLDRLAILFGGRVAEELFLNLISTGASDDFNKATQTARAMVARFGMTDALGPMVYVDDENDASPFGRGFTRTISEATQQKVDAEIRHVLDEQYNLARRLLEENRDKVEAMTAALMEWETIDADQINDIMEGRPPRSPKSAPPASDSPSGGSSGAEVKPGNATAPA; the protein is encoded by the coding sequence TTGAACAACAATATGTTTTCGAAGGCAGCAGTGTGGCTCGTGATCGCACTGGTGCTGTTTACGGTGTTCAAGCAGTTCGACAAGCCCCGCGTCCAGGAAGGCGTCTCCTATTCGCAGTTCATGGATGACGCGAAGAACGGCAAGGTCAAGAACGTCGTCGTGCAGGGGCGCAACCTCACCGTCACTCCCGCAGATGGTCAGAAATATCAGATCGTGTCGCCGGGCGACATCTGGATGGTCGGCGATCTGATGAAGTACGGCGTGCAGGTCAGCGGCAAGGCCGACGACGAGCCGAACGCGCTCGTCTCCGCGCTCTACTATCTCGGTCCCACGCTGCTCATCATCGTGTTCTGGTTCTACATGATGAGGCAGATGCAGGGGGGCGGTAAGGGCGGCGCGTTCTCGTTCGGCAAATCGCGCGCGCGGCTCATCGACGAGAACAACAATGCGGTCAACTTCTCCGACGTCGCCGGCTGCGACGAAGCGAAGGAGGAAGTGTCCGAGCTCGTCGACTTCCTGCGCGATCCGCAGAAATTCCAGAAGCTCGGCGGCCGCATTCCGCGCGGCGTGCTGCTCGTCGGGCCTCCCGGCACCGGTAAGACGCTGCTCGCGCGCGCCATCGCGGGCGAGGCGAAGGTGCCGTTCTTCAGCATCTCGGGTTCTGACTTCGTCGAAATGTTCGTCGGCGTCGGCGCGGCCCGGGTGCGCGACATGTTCGAGCAGGCGAAGAAGCACGCGCCCTGCATCGTGTTCATCGACGAAATCGACGCGGTCGGCCGTCATCGCGGCGCCGGCATGGGCGGCGGCAACGACGAGCGCGAGCAGACGCTCAACCAGATGCTCGTCGAGATGGACGGCTTCGAGGCGAATTCCGGCGTGATCGTGATCGCCGCGACGAACCGCTCCGACGTGCTCGACAAGGCGCTGTTGCGTCCGGGCCGTTTCGACCGCCAGGTCTACGTCGGCCTGCCGGACATTCGCGGCCGGGAGCAGATCATGCGCGTGCACCTGCGCAAGGTGCCGATCGCGAACGACGTCGACGCGGCGGTCATCGCGCGCGGCACGCCGGGCTTCTCGGGCGCCGATCTCGCGAACCTCGTCAACGAGGCCGCGCTCTTCGCGGCGCGGCGCGGCAAGCGGATCGTCGAAATGCAGGATTTCGAAGACGCGAAGGACAAGATTTTCATGGGGCCGGAGCGCAAGTCGGCCGTGATCCGCGAAGAAGCGAAGCGCGCGACCGCTTACCACGAGTCGGGCCACGCGGTGATCGCGAAGCTGCTGCCGAAGGCCGATCCGGTCCACAAGGTCACGATCATCCCGCGCGGCCGCGCGCTCGGCGTGACGTGGCAGCTGCCGGAGCACGACAACGAAACGTACTCGAAGGATTACCTGCTCGATCGCCTCGCAATCCTGTTCGGCGGCCGGGTGGCGGAAGAGCTGTTCCTGAACCTGATCAGCACGGGTGCGTCGGACGACTTCAACAAGGCGACGCAGACCGCGCGCGCGATGGTTGCCCGCTTCGGGATGACCGACGCGCTCGGACCGATGGTCTACGTCGACGACGAGAACGACGCGAGCCCGTTCGGCCGCGGCTTCACGCGCACGATCTCGGAGGCGACGCAGCAGAAGGTCGATGCGGAAATCCGCCACGTGCTGGACGAGCAGTACAACCTTGCGCGCCGTCTGCTCGAAGAAAACCGCGACAAGGTCGAGGCGATGACGGCCGCGCTGATGGAGTGGGAGACGATCGACGCCGATCAGATCAACGACATCATGGAAGGACGTCCGCCGCGCTCGCCGAAGAGCGCGCCGCCGGCGAGCGATTCGCCGTCGGGCGGTTCGTCGGGCGCCGAAGTCAAGCCGGGCAACGCCACCGCGCCGGCATAA